CGGCGTCCGCGTCCCACCACCGGCGGTTCGCCGAGCGGGACACCGGTTGGTCGGCCGCCCGCCGGCGCGGTCGGGTGGGTCCCAGCTGACGGCCGACGGATTCGCTCACGCCGATATCCTGACACCTGGCCGGGCTCGCTCCGGCCGGGGTGATGCCTGTCGCTGACCCGTTCTGGCGTAAGCTGACCCTTGCGATGTGGGTTCTGGCTGCCTCGGAATGGAGTAGGCAGCAACTTTCACGGTCGTCCCGGGTCTCGATCCGGGCCGGCTCCACAACATCGACCCAGGTCGCACCGTGCGTGTCCACCCGGTCCGCGCGGCCGTAGTAGCCGGGCAATCCCGCCCACCAACCCATCCCGTCGGAGCAACCCAACACATGTCCGCACCCACCCGCACCGCCCCGCAGGTCGCCATCAACGACATCGGGTCGGCCGAGGACTTCCTCGCTGCCATCGACGAGACGATCAAGTACTTCAACGATGGCGACATCGTCGAAGGCATCATCGTCAAGGTCGACCGCGATGAGGTTCTGCTCGACATCGGCTACAAGACCGAGGGTGTCATCCCCTCGCGTGAGCTGTCCATCAAGCACGACGTCGACCCCAACGAGGTCGTCAAGATCGGCGAGCACGTCGAGGCCCTCGTCCTCCAGAAGGAGGACAAGGAAGGCCGACTCATCCTGTCCAAGAAGCGCGCGCAGTACGAGCGGGCCTGGGGCACGATCGAGAAGATCAAGGAAGAAGACGGCGTCGTCTCGGGCACCGTCATCGAGGTCGTCAAGGGCGGCCTGATCATCGACATCGGCCTCCGTGGGTTCCTCCCCGCGTCGCTGGTCGAGATGCGCCGCGTCCGCGACCTGCAGCCCTACGTCGGCCGTCAGCTGGACGCCAAGATCATCGAGCTGGATAAGAACCGCAACAACGTCGTGCTCTCCCGGCGGCAGTGGCTCGAGCAGACCCAGTCCGAGGTGCGCAGCGAGTTCCTCAACCAGCTGGCCAAGGGCCAGGTCCGCAAGGGTGTCGTCAGCTCGATCGTCAACTTCGGCGCATTCGTCGATCTCGGCGGCGTCGACGGTCTGGTGCACGTCTCCGAGTTGTCCTGGAAGCACATCGACCACCCGTCCGAGGTGGTCGAGGTCGGCCAGGAGGTCACCGTCGAGGTTCTCGACGTCGACATGGACCGTGAGCGCGTCTCCCTGTCGCTCAAGGCCACCCAGGAAGACCCGTGGCGTCACTTCGCCCGCACGCACGCCATCGGCCAGATCGTCCCGGGTCGGGTCACCAAGCTGGTTCCGTTCGGTGCGTTCGTCCGCGTCTACGACGGCATCGAGGGCCTGGTGCACATCTCCGAGCTGGCCGGTCGCCACGTGGAGATCCCGGAGCAGGTCGTCACCGTCGACGAGGAGATCTTCGTCCGCGTCATCGACATCGACCTCGAGCGTCGCCGGATCTCGCTCTCGCTGAAGCAGGCCAACGAGGGCATCACCCCGGAGACCGAATTCGACGAGGTCCGCGCGCAGTACGGCGTGGTCGACCACTACGACGAGGCCGGCAACTTCCTGCCGCCGGAGGGCTTCGACGTGGCCACCGGCGAATGGCTGGAAGGCTTCGACAGCCAGCGGGACGCGTGGGAGAAGCAGTACGCCGACGCTCACGCCGTCTACGAGTCGCACCTCAAGCAGATCGCGGCGGCCATCAAGGCCGACGCCGAGGCGGCCGAGCCGGCCAACTACTCGTCCGCGACGGTTTCGGCCGACGAGGCCGCGGCTGAGGCCCCGGCCGGGTCTTTGGTCGACGACGAGGCGCTGGCCAAGTTGCGCGAGAAGCTCGCGGGCAACTGATCGCGTCCCGGCCGTGATGGGCCGGGTGTGATCGACATCAGCAGCAAGAGGCGGGGCCGACCATCAGGTCGGTCCCGCCTCTTGCTGTGCCGATCAACCGGACCGGATGGATCTGCCGACATCGGCCACCGAGAGGACGGCGGGTTGACCGAGGTTTGACCGGCTCGCGGCCTAGCGTGGTTGCCATGTACCGAACTGCCCGACACATCGGAATCGTTTCCACGCTGGCCCTGGCGCTGGCCCTGGCCGGATGCACTTCTGGATCAACCACCAAACGCACGGTGACCGTGGTCAACACGGTGACCAGCGGGGCGGCCGCGTCGAAGCCGACCTCGAGCGTGGTCGTGGGCAGTCCGCCGACCTCGGCCAAGCCTTCGACCAGCGCTCCGGCGAGCAGCACCACACCGAAGCCCACGAAGACGAGCCCGACCAAGACCAGTGTCACGGCGGCCCCGATCGTGAAGCTCG
This window of the Nakamurella panacisegetis genome carries:
- the rpsA gene encoding 30S ribosomal protein S1; amino-acid sequence: MSAPTRTAPQVAINDIGSAEDFLAAIDETIKYFNDGDIVEGIIVKVDRDEVLLDIGYKTEGVIPSRELSIKHDVDPNEVVKIGEHVEALVLQKEDKEGRLILSKKRAQYERAWGTIEKIKEEDGVVSGTVIEVVKGGLIIDIGLRGFLPASLVEMRRVRDLQPYVGRQLDAKIIELDKNRNNVVLSRRQWLEQTQSEVRSEFLNQLAKGQVRKGVVSSIVNFGAFVDLGGVDGLVHVSELSWKHIDHPSEVVEVGQEVTVEVLDVDMDRERVSLSLKATQEDPWRHFARTHAIGQIVPGRVTKLVPFGAFVRVYDGIEGLVHISELAGRHVEIPEQVVTVDEEIFVRVIDIDLERRRISLSLKQANEGITPETEFDEVRAQYGVVDHYDEAGNFLPPEGFDVATGEWLEGFDSQRDAWEKQYADAHAVYESHLKQIAAAIKADAEAAEPANYSSATVSADEAAAEAPAGSLVDDEALAKLREKLAGN